A portion of the Macaca mulatta isolate MMU2019108-1 chromosome 4, T2T-MMU8v2.0, whole genome shotgun sequence genome contains these proteins:
- the LOC697471 gene encoding acylphosphatase-1: MAEGDTLISVDYEIFGKVQGVFFHKHTQAEGKKLGLVGWVQNADRSTVQGQLQGPIFKEHHMQEWLETRGSPKSHIDKANFNNEKVILKLDYSDFQIVKEWPEFKFSKINSVVWFFLLIEIELLCVNISISQ, translated from the coding sequence ATGGCAGAAGGAGACACCCTGATATCAGTGGATTACGAAATTTTTGGGAAGGTGCAAGGGGTGTTTTTCCATAAGCATACTCAGGCTGAGGGTAAAAAGCTGGGATTGGTAGGCTGGGTCCAGAACGCTGACCGGAGCACAGTGCAAGGACAATTGCAAGGTCCCATCTTCAAGGAGCATCATATGCAGGAATGGCTTGAAACAAGGGGAAGTCCCAAATCACACATCGACAAAGCAAACTTCAACAATGAGAAAGTCATCTTAAAGTTGGATTACTCAGACTTCCAAATTGTAAAAGAATGGCCTGAATTTAAGTTTTCTAAGATAAACtcagttgtttggtttttcttgttAATAGAGATAGAACTATTGTGTGTTAATATTAGTATTAGTCAATAA